In the genome of Deltaproteobacteria bacterium, one region contains:
- a CDS encoding bifunctional 3,4-dihydroxy-2-butanone-4-phosphate synthase/GTP cyclohydrolase II encodes MISKIDDALEDLRQGKMVILVDEADRENEGDLVIAAEKVTPEAINFMARFARGLICLSLTEKKADQLELPLMVSDNTSNFNTAFTVSIEAKKGVTTGISAADRATTILTAISDDAKPEDLSRPGHVFPLRAKAGGTLVRAGQTEGSVDLSRLAGLKPAGVICEIMNDDGSMARLPDLEKFGEEHKLKIVTTADIIKYRMLKESLVYRAAETIIPTFYGGEFNAIAYENQVDFHEHLALVKGDIDPEEPMLVRVHSECLTGDVFGSQRCDCGPQLHTAMKIIEKEGRGVIVYMHQEGRGIGLVNKLKAYALQDEGKDTVEANEMLGFKSDLRDYGLGAQILVDLGIKKIRLMTNNPKKIVGLEGYGLEIVERVPIQMSPTKNNLKYLETKRKKMGHLLNL; translated from the coding sequence ATTATAAGCAAAATAGATGATGCCCTTGAAGATCTTCGTCAAGGTAAAATGGTAATACTCGTCGATGAGGCAGACAGGGAAAATGAAGGAGACCTCGTTATAGCGGCGGAGAAGGTAACACCGGAAGCAATTAATTTTATGGCCCGCTTTGCCAGGGGCCTTATCTGCCTCTCCCTTACGGAAAAAAAGGCGGATCAACTGGAACTCCCCCTCATGGTGAGTGACAACACGTCAAACTTTAACACCGCCTTTACCGTCTCCATTGAAGCAAAAAAAGGGGTAACAACGGGGATATCGGCTGCCGACAGAGCAACCACCATACTAACAGCCATTTCAGATGATGCAAAGCCCGAAGACTTATCGAGACCGGGCCATGTCTTTCCCCTAAGAGCAAAGGCGGGAGGAACGCTTGTCAGAGCGGGACAAACGGAAGGATCCGTCGATCTTTCGAGATTGGCAGGGCTTAAACCGGCAGGCGTTATTTGTGAAATTATGAATGACGACGGCTCCATGGCAAGACTGCCGGACCTCGAAAAATTTGGTGAGGAACACAAACTCAAAATTGTGACGACAGCCGATATCATCAAATACAGAATGCTCAAGGAAAGCCTTGTATACAGGGCGGCGGAAACGATTATCCCTACCTTTTACGGTGGTGAGTTCAACGCTATTGCTTACGAAAACCAGGTCGACTTTCATGAGCACCTTGCTTTAGTCAAGGGTGATATCGACCCTGAAGAACCGATGCTGGTGAGGGTCCATTCGGAGTGTCTTACAGGGGACGTTTTCGGCTCTCAACGGTGCGATTGCGGCCCCCAGCTGCACACAGCCATGAAGATCATCGAAAAGGAAGGAAGAGGCGTCATCGTATACATGCACCAGGAAGGCCGCGGGATCGGCCTTGTTAACAAACTCAAGGCTTATGCCCTGCAAGATGAAGGGAAAGATACGGTAGAAGCCAATGAAATGCTCGGTTTTAAATCCGACCTCAGAGATTACGGCCTCGGCGCCCAGATACTGGTCGATCTCGGCATTAAAAAGATCAGGCTCATGACAAACAATCCAAAAAAAATCGTAGGCCTTGAAGGTTACGGGCTTGAAATCGTGGAGAGAGTGCCCATCCAGATGTCACCAACTAAAAACAACCTCAAGTATCTGGAAACAAAGCGAAAAAAAATGGGCCATCTTCTCAATTTATAG
- the ribE gene encoding 6,7-dimethyl-8-ribityllumazine synthase, translated as MADTYEGNLDAGGLGFALVLGRFNSFIGEKLLHGAVDAIKRHGGSEKSIKIVRVPGAFEIPLAAKKIAEKGQVDAIVCLGAVIRGSTPHFDYVASEVSKGIATVSLETGLPVSFGVITTDNLEQAIERAGSKAGNKGFDAAVSAIEMANLLKSI; from the coding sequence ATGGCTGATACATATGAAGGAAACCTGGATGCCGGCGGGCTTGGCTTCGCTCTTGTTTTAGGCAGGTTTAACAGCTTTATAGGTGAAAAACTTCTCCATGGCGCCGTGGATGCAATCAAGAGACATGGCGGCAGTGAAAAATCGATAAAAATAGTCCGTGTGCCGGGCGCCTTTGAAATTCCCCTTGCCGCAAAAAAAATAGCGGAAAAGGGCCAGGTCGATGCGATTGTCTGCCTGGGCGCCGTTATCAGAGGAAGCACGCCTCACTTCGACTACGTGGCATCAGAGGTCTCAAAGGGAATAGCAACGGTATCTCTTGAAACAGGCCTGCCTGTCTCCTTCGGCGTCATTACAACAGATAACCTGGAACAAGCTATTGAAAGGGCCGGATCAAAGGCAGGAAACAAAGGTTTTGATGCGGCAGTAAGTGCAATAGAAATGGCTAACCTGCTGAAAAGTATCTAA
- the nusB gene encoding transcription antitermination factor NusB produces MGTRRKGREIALQVLYQIDITGVSRDAALQEFKNHFKVKKESWSFAEALIKGICEHMKTIDALIEGESEHWKLGRMSLTDRNILRLAAYELLHMEGIPSKVTINEAIELGKLYGTEESGAFINGILDKVFKSRNPGEKKTG; encoded by the coding sequence ATGGGAACAAGGCGAAAAGGCAGGGAAATTGCTCTCCAGGTGCTTTACCAGATCGACATTACCGGTGTTTCACGGGATGCGGCATTGCAGGAATTCAAAAACCATTTCAAGGTAAAAAAAGAGTCATGGTCTTTTGCTGAAGCATTGATCAAGGGAATCTGCGAGCACATGAAAACAATCGATGCCCTTATTGAAGGGGAATCGGAGCACTGGAAGCTGGGAAGAATGTCCCTTACAGACAGGAATATTCTGCGCCTTGCAGCCTATGAACTGCTCCATATGGAAGGTATCCCCTCAAAAGTGACCATAAACGAAGCCATTGAACTGGGCAAGCTCTACGGCACGGAAGAATCGGGCGCCTTTATCAACGGCATCCTGGACAAGGTTTTTAAAAGCAGGAACCCCGGAGAAAAGAAGACCGGGTAA
- a CDS encoding DUF190 domain-containing protein yields MMNYKMVKKKLLRVFITEADKERGKPLYYAIIDLCREKGLSGATVIKGVAGYGLHKVVHTDKILRLSGDLPLIVEVIGEEEKMAVLIPALGDIVSEGLIAVEDIDVVAFDGKS; encoded by the coding sequence ATGATGAATTATAAAATGGTAAAAAAGAAACTGCTCCGTGTATTTATTACCGAGGCTGACAAAGAGAGGGGAAAACCGCTCTATTACGCTATTATTGATCTTTGCAGGGAAAAGGGTTTAAGCGGCGCTACCGTTATCAAAGGGGTGGCCGGCTATGGTCTGCATAAAGTGGTTCATACCGATAAGATACTCCGCCTGTCGGGAGACCTGCCGCTTATTGTGGAGGTCATCGGTGAAGAAGAAAAAATGGCGGTGCTCATTCCAGCCCTTGGTGATATTGTAAGTGAAGGCCTTATTGCTGTGGAAGATATTGATGTTGTTGCTTTTGATGGAAAGTCCTGA
- the crcB gene encoding fluoride efflux transporter CrcB, whose translation MQQLLYIGIAGFFGALARYLLSGWTTSVVDGRFPLGTMTVNVLGSLFLGFLYTLSVERLVLPPELKVALTVGFLGAFTTFSTFSLETYNLIREGSIFLSIVNIILNMSLGLAAVIAGVSAAKILYGGQ comes from the coding sequence ATGCAACAGCTCCTGTATATTGGAATAGCCGGTTTTTTCGGCGCCCTGGCCCGTTATCTCCTTTCGGGGTGGACCACATCTGTTGTGGACGGTCGCTTTCCTCTGGGAACAATGACCGTTAATGTGCTCGGTTCGCTCTTTCTTGGTTTTCTCTACACCCTTTCTGTGGAAAGGCTTGTTCTGCCTCCCGAACTTAAGGTAGCCCTTACCGTCGGTTTTCTCGGCGCCTTTACCACCTTTTCGACATTCAGCCTGGAGACTTATAACCTGATCAGGGAGGGGAGCATCTTTCTTTCAATAGTCAATATTATTCTTAACATGTCGCTGGGGCTTGCTGCCGTTATTGCAGGTGTGTCAGCGGCAAAAATTCTTTATGGCGGGCAATGA
- a CDS encoding cob(I)yrinic acid a,c-diamide adenosyltransferase: MTEGLIHIYTGEGKGKTTAGMGLAIRAAGQGLNVCIIQFLKGGNRGTGEQRLIEEKLPGIEFICSDMIHPMFLKKKPLFTRMVEDAEKTFQLCKEKAMSREYDLLVLEEINNVVANEWLDWVEVATFLEGKPKELEVVLTGRDAHPRLQAMADYVTEMLKIKHPYDKGYIARRGIEY, encoded by the coding sequence GTGACGGAAGGACTGATACATATTTATACGGGGGAAGGTAAGGGAAAAACGACAGCCGGCATGGGGCTTGCCATAAGGGCGGCGGGGCAGGGATTAAATGTTTGCATCATCCAGTTCCTGAAAGGTGGAAACAGGGGCACAGGGGAGCAAAGACTCATTGAAGAGAAACTTCCCGGAATAGAATTTATCTGTTCTGACATGATTCATCCCATGTTTTTAAAGAAAAAGCCGCTTTTTACCAGGATGGTGGAAGATGCTGAAAAAACCTTTCAACTCTGTAAAGAGAAAGCCATGTCCCGTGAGTATGATCTTCTGGTTCTTGAAGAGATAAATAATGTTGTTGCCAATGAATGGCTCGACTGGGTAGAGGTGGCAACATTCCTTGAAGGGAAGCCGAAGGAACTGGAAGTGGTTCTTACCGGCAGAGATGCCCACCCCCGGTTGCAGGCCATGGCTGATTATGTAACGGAAATGCTGAAGATCAAGCATCCTTATGATAAGGGTTATATTGCAAGGCGGGGGATTGAGTATTAA
- a CDS encoding GPMC system MBL fold metallohydrolase: MAEENATIKVTILGSGTSTGVPAIGCDCPVCSSHDPRDKRTRASILLTLEGANVLIDTSTDLRYQALKNGIKRLSAVFFTHAHADHVHGIDELRSFNFLQQEAIPCYGDKETLKRIKTMFAYIFREQRHGGGIPKLTLHEMSGDLQLLGRKFIPVEVLHGELPVLGYRVANMAYVTDCSEIGPASMEKLRGLDLLILGALRHRPHATHFSLSEALEVVEALKPRRTLFTHMGHEVSYIKTSAELPEGVELAYDGMTAVI, encoded by the coding sequence ATGGCTGAAGAGAATGCAACGATTAAAGTCACCATCCTCGGTTCCGGGACTTCTACCGGGGTTCCGGCAATAGGCTGTGATTGTCCTGTTTGCTCCTCCCATGATCCCAGAGACAAACGAACGAGGGCTTCAATCCTGTTAACGCTGGAGGGGGCTAATGTCCTCATCGATACCTCTACGGACCTTCGGTACCAGGCATTAAAAAACGGGATTAAAAGGCTTTCTGCTGTTTTCTTTACCCATGCCCATGCCGATCATGTTCACGGGATAGATGAGCTTAGAAGCTTTAATTTTCTTCAGCAGGAGGCCATACCCTGCTATGGCGACAAGGAGACCCTCAAAAGAATAAAGACCATGTTTGCCTATATCTTCAGGGAGCAAAGGCATGGTGGTGGTATCCCGAAGCTGACGCTTCATGAGATGTCGGGGGATTTGCAATTACTGGGCAGAAAATTTATCCCTGTTGAAGTGCTTCATGGCGAGTTGCCTGTTCTTGGATACAGGGTTGCAAATATGGCCTATGTCACCGATTGCAGTGAGATAGGGCCTGCGTCGATGGAGAAATTGAGAGGGCTTGATCTTTTGATCCTGGGAGCGCTCAGGCACAGGCCGCATGCAACCCATTTTTCACTGAGTGAAGCCCTTGAGGTTGTTGAGGCTTTAAAGCCCAGGCGGACACTCTTTACCCATATGGGGCATGAAGTCAGCTACATTAAAACTTCAGCTGAGTTGCCTGAGGGCGTAGAACTGGCTTATGACGGCATGACTGCAGTTATATAA
- a CDS encoding cytochrome c: protein MRWLYFILLQVLLIAIVSGIVYSHKDKVVLLKKPPQSLQKWYKPENKRQLWLHNMFKLRRQMQAVRFYAEKKDAKHLEKWATGLISHYLKIAEMVPEWKKKLDIKALSRLQKSVKTKEYEDLFHALQDLGKSCESCHADYRVITAAIYRAPDFSALKINSSVPLHEHMEKLTSEVNQIKIASQDGMTALALSSLSDLKKGIHLLGESCVNCHKKDRMVYPDERMNKTISSLEESLKTGTLKEQGRHLGTLAVLACARCHGVHRLSYDAGKIFSANQDWFELIKH from the coding sequence ATGCGATGGTTATATTTTATTCTTCTTCAGGTTTTGCTGATTGCGATTGTGTCAGGCATTGTCTACAGTCATAAAGACAAGGTGGTTCTGCTGAAAAAACCGCCCCAGTCTCTGCAAAAGTGGTACAAGCCGGAAAATAAACGGCAGCTGTGGCTGCACAATATGTTCAAACTGCGTCGCCAAATGCAGGCGGTTCGTTTCTATGCTGAAAAGAAAGATGCAAAACATTTGGAAAAATGGGCAACCGGCTTGATCAGTCATTATCTGAAGATTGCCGAAATGGTTCCTGAGTGGAAGAAAAAACTGGATATAAAAGCCCTTTCCCGTTTGCAGAAAAGCGTAAAAACCAAAGAATATGAAGATCTGTTCCATGCTCTCCAAGACTTGGGCAAAAGCTGTGAGTCCTGCCATGCAGATTACCGGGTTATTACTGCCGCCATATACCGTGCCCCCGATTTTAGCGCCCTTAAAATTAATTCATCGGTTCCTCTTCATGAACATATGGAAAAACTTACAAGCGAGGTAAATCAGATCAAAATTGCCTCTCAGGACGGTATGACAGCGCTTGCGCTTTCATCTTTGTCAGATTTAAAAAAAGGAATTCATCTGCTCGGTGAAAGTTGTGTCAATTGCCATAAAAAGGATAGGATGGTCTATCCTGATGAAAGAATGAACAAAACAATAAGCAGCCTGGAGGAAAGCCTGAAAACAGGCACACTCAAGGAACAGGGGCGGCATTTGGGCACATTGGCTGTGCTGGCTTGTGCCCGCTGCCACGGCGTCCATCGCCTCTCTTATGATGCCGGGAAAATATTTTCGGCTAATCAGGACTGGTTCGAGTTGATAAAACATTAA
- a CDS encoding TlpA family protein disulfide reductase, with translation MKNLVIAISLLLFLTSTVISSEAVGGKAPAWQVSEWINGPGVNVEDLKGKVVVVEFFQLWCPGCNRFSIPLMLKWNQTFSKEIEAGKLFMLSIHTVFEGHQFQRPEKLKSFVKEKGIHHLVGVDLHKKGERVPETMKRYNTRGTPEMAIIGKKGVIRFQQFGSFDIVKAEKLIKQLLKE, from the coding sequence TTGAAGAACCTTGTCATCGCCATATCCCTTTTACTCTTTTTAACATCAACGGTAATTTCATCTGAAGCTGTCGGCGGAAAGGCGCCGGCATGGCAAGTGTCGGAGTGGATTAATGGCCCCGGTGTTAATGTGGAAGATCTTAAGGGGAAGGTTGTTGTCGTCGAATTTTTTCAGCTTTGGTGTCCCGGCTGCAACCGTTTTTCCATCCCCCTCATGCTGAAATGGAACCAGACCTTTTCCAAAGAGATAGAGGCGGGCAAACTGTTTATGCTGAGTATTCATACCGTATTTGAAGGGCATCAATTCCAGAGGCCGGAAAAACTGAAATCATTTGTCAAAGAAAAAGGGATTCATCACCTGGTAGGGGTAGATCTTCATAAAAAAGGTGAGAGAGTTCCTGAAACGATGAAAAGGTATAATACAAGGGGTACGCCGGAAATGGCTATTATCGGCAAAAAAGGTGTTATCCGGTTTCAGCAGTTTGGCTCTTTTGATATTGTTAAGGCAGAAAAATTGATAAAGCAGTTGCTGAAAGAATAG
- a CDS encoding PAS domain-containing sensor histidine kinase, whose product MHAKNRREIKWRMFLIVGALGVSLISMLSYSAYTGIRLNARYAHLDEIVMKIQLEGTMTHLLALEMMAGDIQVETTVIGKYLDKVENYTQLMLEGGIAPEGYVVIPLDDADVRRKLVKVAKMQDELRGILFQLLKTARPESVVRESYHLIFDDFMKNAQEVEHVLHRLIDKELNRLKGTETALVIFGIILTALALIIFHRFEKQRKKSYSMLQEAYADVKEEVEERKITEEKLRKSESSYADLYENAPDMHVSVDARTAQVVRCNQRLADKLGYRKEEIIGRSIFDLYQPDCIDYVKKKVFPAFIETGEVHNEELRLRKKDGSRIDVSLNVTAVRDEKGKVLFSRSTWRDITERKKVKEELIKAKESAESASRTKTEFLANMTHELKTPLSAIIGFSRIMYEGGAGKITDQQKNFLRDIQESGGRILTIVDDILDFSNIETGRLELSCSNVDMGSLVEEGLIFVRERAVKEDISLNKEVEPSTLSLFGDEKRLKQVLVNLLSNAVKFTPHGGSVVVSARRREKGEEGFVEIVVEDSGIGISPEDMDKLFQPFNQLDTPFSKRFEGIGLGLALCKRIVEMHGGRIWVESEEGKGSRFAFTIPEKQDFIGKSTCPEEESPPQSNDMRE is encoded by the coding sequence ATGCATGCAAAAAACAGACGTGAAATAAAGTGGAGAATGTTCCTCATTGTCGGCGCATTGGGGGTCAGCCTGATCAGCATGCTCAGCTACAGCGCCTATACAGGTATCCGGCTAAATGCCAGGTATGCGCATCTTGATGAAATCGTTATGAAGATTCAACTGGAGGGAACAATGACCCACCTTCTGGCCCTGGAGATGATGGCCGGTGATATTCAGGTAGAGACAACGGTTATCGGTAAATACCTGGATAAGGTCGAAAATTATACGCAGCTTATGCTGGAAGGCGGCATCGCCCCGGAAGGGTACGTTGTGATTCCTCTCGATGATGCGGACGTTCGCCGTAAACTTGTAAAAGTCGCAAAAATGCAGGATGAACTCAGGGGAATTCTTTTTCAACTCCTGAAAACCGCTCGCCCTGAAAGTGTTGTTCGTGAGAGCTATCATCTCATTTTTGATGACTTCATGAAAAATGCGCAAGAGGTGGAACATGTACTCCACAGGCTGATAGATAAGGAGTTAAACAGGTTAAAAGGCACGGAAACAGCGCTTGTTATCTTCGGTATCATTCTCACGGCGCTTGCCTTAATCATCTTTCACCGCTTTGAGAAACAGCGAAAAAAGAGTTACAGCATGCTTCAGGAAGCTTATGCGGACGTGAAAGAGGAGGTTGAGGAACGAAAGATTACCGAAGAGAAATTGAGAAAATCGGAGAGCAGCTATGCCGACCTCTATGAAAATGCACCCGACATGCATGTTTCGGTGGATGCCCGAACGGCACAAGTCGTGCGATGCAACCAAAGACTTGCCGACAAGCTGGGATACAGGAAGGAGGAGATTATCGGTCGCTCCATATTTGATCTGTATCAACCTGATTGCATTGACTATGTAAAGAAGAAGGTTTTTCCAGCCTTTATTGAGACGGGAGAGGTGCATAATGAGGAACTCCGCTTAAGGAAAAAAGATGGTTCCAGAATTGATGTCAGTCTCAATGTGACAGCCGTTCGCGATGAAAAGGGCAAGGTTCTTTTCAGCAGATCGACCTGGCGAGATATTACCGAACGCAAGAAAGTGAAGGAGGAGCTAATAAAGGCGAAGGAATCCGCCGAAAGCGCCAGCAGGACGAAAACGGAATTCCTGGCCAATATGACACATGAATTAAAGACACCACTATCCGCCATAATCGGTTTTTCCCGGATTATGTATGAGGGAGGGGCCGGCAAGATTACTGATCAGCAAAAGAATTTTCTGAGAGACATACAGGAAAGCGGCGGCCGTATTCTCACAATTGTGGATGATATTCTTGACTTTTCCAATATAGAAACGGGCAGACTGGAACTCAGTTGCTCCAATGTCGATATGGGTTCTCTCGTAGAAGAGGGCCTCATATTCGTCAGGGAAAGGGCAGTCAAAGAGGACATCAGCTTAAACAAAGAGGTAGAGCCTTCCACTCTTTCTTTGTTTGGTGATGAAAAGAGGCTCAAACAGGTGCTGGTCAACCTGCTTTCCAATGCTGTCAAGTTTACGCCTCATGGCGGATCTGTTGTCGTCAGCGCAAGAAGAAGGGAAAAGGGAGAGGAGGGATTTGTTGAAATAGTTGTCGAGGACAGTGGCATAGGGATAAGCCCCGAGGATATGGATAAGCTCTTTCAGCCCTTCAATCAGCTGGATACACCTTTTAGCAAGAGATTTGAGGGTATCGGGCTCGGCCTTGCACTTTGCAAAAGGATTGTAGAGATGCACGGTGGAAGAATATGGGTGGAGAGTGAGGAAGGAAAAGGAAGCAGATTTGCCTTCACTATACCGGAAAAGCAGGATTTTATCGGGAAAAGCACCTGTCCGGAAGAGGAAAGTCCGCCTCAGTCTAACGATATGAGAGAATAA